The following proteins are encoded in a genomic region of Diabrotica virgifera virgifera chromosome 1, PGI_DIABVI_V3a:
- the LOC126883304 gene encoding magnesium-dependent phosphatase 1-like, whose translation MASKNLKMMVFDLDFTLWPFWVDTHVSPPFKKNSKGVVVDRYDSEIEYYPQVPEILQKLHEEGYTLGVASRTSEIEGAKQLLKLFGWDKYFSYLQIFPGKKTTHFSNLKEQSGLGFEEMIFFDDELRNIHDVSALGVVSVFVKKGVDKSVIEEGKQQFAAGLKKSIR comes from the exons ATGGCCTcaaagaatttaaaaatgatgGTTTTTGATTTAG ATTTTACATTATGGCCGTTTTGGGTGGATACTCATGTGTCGCCACCTTTTAAAAAGAA TTCTAAAGGTGTTGTGGTAGACAGATACGATTCTGAAATAGAATATTACCCTCAAGTTCCAGAAATCTTGCAAAAACTTCATGAAGAAGGGTATACTTTGGGAGTGGCTTCAAGAACGTCTGAAATTGAAGGTGCTAAACAGCTACTTAAATTGTTTGGATGGGACAAATATTTCTCATATCTTCAAATATTTCCTGGTAAAAAAACTACACATTTTAGTAA CTTAAAGGAACAATCTGGACTTGGCTTTGAAGAAATGATATTCTTTGATGATGAATTACGTAACATCCACGATGTCAGTGCTCTTGGAGTAGTGtctgtttttgtaaaaaaaggtgtAGACAAGTCAGTGATAGAAGAAGGAAAGCAGCAGTTTGCAGCAGGGTTAAAAAAGTCTATAAGATAG